A stretch of the Drosophila sulfurigaster albostrigata strain 15112-1811.04 chromosome 2L, ASM2355843v2, whole genome shotgun sequence genome encodes the following:
- the LOC133848177 gene encoding mpv17-like protein: MSLAILAREGFNAAIIMGISDMIAQLAIEKRSYKDYNLSRTARYSAIGLFVCGPLLRRWYIKLDTLVSKDQPALQRSLKKMVVDQTCFAPPFTLLLSYLVPLVNGERHADIVQRIREQYFTILQRGYMLWPLAQLINFTLIPINYQVLFVQLTLLIWNCYLSIALNEKK; the protein is encoded by the coding sequence atgtCTCTAGCGATTCTCGCACGCGAAGGCTTCAATGCAGCCATCATAATGGGCATTAGCGACATGATCGCACAACTGGCGATCGAGAAGCGATCCTACAAGGATTACAATCTGTCAAGGACTGCTCGGTATAGTGCGAttggtttgtttgtctgtGGACCGTTGTTGCGTCGTTGGTACATCAAGCTGGACACTTTGGTGTCCAAGGATCAGCCCGCTTTGCAGCGTAGCCTCAAGAAAATGGTTGTGGATCAGACGTGCTTTGCTCCACCATTTACTTTGTTGCTGTCGTATCTGGTGCCATTGGTGAACGGCGAGCGGCACGCAGATATTGTGCAACGCATACGTGAACAGTATTTTACAATCTTGCAACGCGGCTACATGCTGTGGCCCTTGGCACAACTGATTAATTTCACTCTAATACCCATCAACTATCAGGTGTTGTTTGTACAGCTGACTTTACTCATTTGGAATTGCTATTTGTCCATTGCGTTGAATGAGAAAAAATGA